A genomic stretch from Leishmania donovani BPK282A1 complete genome, chromosome 36 includes:
- a CDS encoding RNA editing complex protein MP61, translating into MNRCSVKRRLSLRLPVVPTAGLLRRAPRAAGTRSGSGALCVAAAPIGSSTSLVSSSGRKAPVYYNFATPVSVLRDAAGGESVSHRRQRREAPAREGRLLLVAPRTPNPNDPLQRLNIFRREFSDFSSAAKLNQNIMVSVDTSTRRFLEMFCDFDAKRCKLCNETFLQWHIHANGIPHVGREGMLLELVRPYCGTPDELIDMWWQRLNSCAAFHRIPALSHDNPHERKRRLLYLLKVLKDRGILVETFNVSDNQSTNSARSWEFERLEFVGDNVVKYVLNSIISCAFPPHEGGTKGKMTCFQFVMDGNDGLARGYDHLDLQQLASSPRVVSKFKSDIVETLFAELQMYLWSTQHDVGTCPLVFPFTKDIYTLRALVQHALYELAIELFLYHIRHINGMLQRVMRENHLQFVKADSTLKPRAGARAGSLGVSTRRGDWSDDDDDYDCPQSYGAPAVPAPTAALMKVRCERTHLKGTGAALFFASTNYDSFKHVVPIGGLLPRPFAREDLSVIPNYMPHLRRDGAMTLRMRRAGNAGWSTLHGTAAALATREGVAGGLALSAGITPRVGSEPVRLSVPRLKDEELIPELI; encoded by the coding sequence ATGAACCGCTGTAGTGTAAAGAGGCGCCtttcgctgcggctgccagTGGTGCCGACTGCAGGCCTCCTGCGGCGAGCACCACGAGCAgcaggcacgcgcagcggcagcggtgcactttgtgtcgctgctgcgcccatCGGCAGTAGCACCAGCCTCGTTAGCTCCTCTGGCCGGAAGGCTCCCGTGTACTACAACTTTGCCACGCCGGTGAGTGTGCTCCGTGATGCGGCGGGTGGTGAAAGTGTGTCTCACCGACGCCAACGCCGCGAGGCGCCGGCTCGAGAGGGAAGGCTGCTACTtgtggcgccgcgcacgccgaATCCGAACGACCCGCTTCAGCGACTGAACATTTTTCGACGCGAGTTTTCCGatttcagcagcgccgcaaagCTCAATCAGAATATCATGGTGAGCGTCGACACGAGCacgcgccgcttcctcgaAATGTTCTGTGACTTTGATGCCAAACGCTGCAAGCTGTGCAATGAGACGTTCTTGCAGTGGCACATCCACGCCAACGGCATTCCGCACGTGGGGCGAGAAGGGATGCTGCTGGAGCTTGTTCGCCCGTATTGTGGAACTCCGGATGAACTAATAGACAtgtggtggcagcggctgaACTCGTGCGCTGCGTTTCACCGGATTCCCGCCCTGAGTCACGACAACCCACACGAGCGCAAGCGGCGTCTGCTATATCTGCTGAAGGTGCTGAAAGACCGCGGCATCCTTGTAGAGACGTTCAACGTGAGTGACAACCAGTCCACCAACTCAGCGCGCTCGTGGGAGTTTGAGAGGCTCGAGTTCGTGGGCGACAATGTGGTCAAGTACGTGCTGAACAGCATTATTTCCTGTGCATTTCCACCTCACGAGGGCGGCACAAAAGGAAAGATGACGTGCTTTCAGTTCGTGATGGACGGCAACGATGGCTTGGCACGCGGCTACGACCACCTCgacctccagcagctcgccTCCAGCCCTAGGGTAGTCAGCAAATTCAAGAGTGACATTGTCGAGACCCTGTTCGCGGAGCTGCAGATGTACCTGTGGAGCACGCAGCACGATGTCGGCACCTGTCCTCTTGTGTTTCCATTTACGAAAGATATTTACACCCTGcgggcgctggtgcagcatGCGCTGTACGAGCTAGCTATTGAACTCTTTCTCTACCACATTCGCCACATTAACGGCATGCTACAACGCGTGATGCGAGAGAATCACCTGCAGTTCGTAAAAGCAGATTCCACGCTGAAGCCAAGGGCGGGCGCAAGGGCCGGGAGTTTGGGCGTGAGCACGCGCCGTGGTGACTGgagcgatgacgacgatgacTACGACTGCCCGCAAAGCTACggtgcgccggcggtgcccgCCCCCACGGCGGCCCTCATGAAGGTGCGCTGCGAGCGCACCCACCTGAAGGGCACCGGTGCGGCGCTGTTCTTTGCCTCGACAAACTACGATAGCTTCAAGCACGTGGTACCGATCGGTGGCCTTTTGCCGCGGCCATTTGCGCGGGAGGATTTGTCAGTGATCCCAAACTACATGCCGCACCTCCGGCGCGATGGCGCGATGACGctgaggatgaggagggccGGGAATGCCGGCTGGTCGACCCTGcacggcacagcagcagctctcgcCACGAGGGAAGGCGTTGCCGGCGGTCTCGCCCTAAGTGCCGGCATCACACCTCGTGTGGGCAGCGAGCCAGTACGCTTGTCCGTTCCGCGTCTCAAGGACGAGGAGCTCATTCCAGAGCTGATCTAA
- a CDS encoding ribosomal protein L24, putative encodes MRTIECEFSHFAVHPGHGR; translated from the coding sequence ATGCGTACGATCGAGTGCGAGTTCTCCCACTTCGCGGTGCACCCCGGCCACGGCCGC
- a CDS encoding short chain 3-hydroxyacyl-CoA dehydrogenase, putative, with protein sequence MLRCTASALFKSLAVWGGGTMGSGIAQITAQAGVPVTVVEVSQARLDASRKAIETSLLRIANKKCDGDQGKMKAFVDTVLSHVTFTTDEAVAAGGAELIIEAIVENIGAKKELFGRLDKMAPTSTVFCSNTSSLSITEMASATTRKDRFAGMHFFSPVPMMKLLEVVRTEEVSPAIIEQLTAFGKKVGKIPVVAKDTEGFIVNRLLVPYQMEACRLVERGVATFQDVDTAMKFGCGYPMGPFELCDSVGIDVIKFIVDGWHAQYPNEPLFKPSPLINERVAAGKLGKKTGEGYYKYDSKGRKIES encoded by the coding sequence ATGCTTCGTtgcaccgcctctgcgctCTTCAAGTCGCTTGCCGtgtggggcggcggcacgatgggcagcggcatcgcgcaGATCACAGCTCAGGCGGGTGTCCCGGTGACTGTGGTGGAGGTCTCACAGGCGCGGCTGGACGCGTCGCGCAAGGCGATCGAGACGTCGTTGCTGCGCATCGCCAACAAAAAGTGCGACGGTGATCAGGGCAAGATGAAGGCATTCGTGGACACGGTGCTTTCTCACGTCACGTTCACGACGGACGAAGCCgtggctgctggcggcgcggagCTGATCATCGAGGCGATTGTGGAGAACATCGGCGCGAAAAAGGAGCTCTTTGGCCGCCTGGACAAgatggcgccgacgtcgacggTGTTCTGCTCGAACACGTCGTCTCTGAGCATCACGGAGATGGCGTCCGCAACGACACGCAAGGACCGATTTGCCGGCATGCACTTCTTCTCGCCCGTGCCGATGATGAAGCTGCTCGAGGTGGTGCGCACAGAGGAAGTGAGCCCAGCCATCATCGAGCAGCTTACCGCCTTCGGCAAGAAGGTAGGGAAGATCCCTGTTGTTGCGAAGGACACGGAGGGCTTTATCGTGAACCGCCTTCTCGTGCCATATCAAATGGAGGCGTGCAGACTGGTGGAGCGTGGCGTCGCGACTTTCCAGGATGTGGACACTGCTATGAAGTTCGGCTGCGGCTACCCGATGGGACCTTTTGAACTCTGTGACAGTGTTGGCATCGATGTTATCAAGTTCATTGTCGACGGCTGGCATGCACAGTACCCCAACGAGCCGCTCTTCAAGCCCTCGCCCCTAATCAATGAACGGGTTGCCGCTGGCAAGCTGGGTAAGAAGACTGGCGAGGGCTACTACAAGTACGACAGCAAGGGCCGCAAAATCGAATCCTGA